The following coding sequences are from one Geodermatophilus normandii window:
- the corA gene encoding magnesium/cobalt transporter CorA, with the protein MTDTRPGTPPGPPAGPPLPATRPAGVPRRAGTRPAGADAIVDCAVYVDGRREPPVDPGDALAAAAERGGFVWLGLFEPTEAELGRIAERYGLHPLAVEDAVYAHQRPKLERYDDDLFMVLKTARYVEHEELTATSEVVDTGEVMVFLGSNYVITVRHGEHGDLAELRRRMEEEQHDLLCLGPAAVLYAVADLVVDTFVEVVAAVQDDVDELEASVFSPERTDDIGRLYQLKRELMSLRRAVAPLEVPLQKLAERQVDVVPGAMRSYFRDVQDHAIRVRDQLGGLDELLSSILQASLARTTMADNEDMRKISAWAGIIAVPTAIAGIYGMNFEFMPELEWRYGYPMVLLVIVTACVLLYRGFKRNGWL; encoded by the coding sequence GTGACCGACACCCGTCCAGGGACGCCACCAGGGCCGCCAGCAGGGCCGCCACTGCCCGCCACGCGACCCGCCGGGGTCCCGCGCCGGGCCGGCACGCGCCCCGCGGGAGCCGACGCGATCGTCGACTGCGCCGTCTACGTCGACGGCCGCCGCGAGCCGCCGGTCGACCCGGGCGACGCGCTGGCCGCCGCCGCCGAGCGCGGTGGCTTCGTGTGGCTGGGCCTGTTCGAGCCGACGGAGGCCGAGCTCGGGCGGATCGCCGAGCGCTACGGGCTGCACCCGCTCGCGGTGGAGGACGCCGTCTACGCCCACCAGCGACCGAAGCTCGAGCGCTACGACGACGACCTGTTCATGGTGCTCAAGACCGCGCGCTACGTGGAGCACGAGGAGCTGACCGCGACCAGCGAGGTGGTGGACACCGGCGAGGTGATGGTGTTCCTCGGCTCGAACTACGTGATCACGGTGCGGCACGGCGAGCACGGCGACCTCGCCGAGCTGCGGCGCCGCATGGAGGAGGAGCAGCACGACCTGCTCTGCCTGGGCCCGGCCGCGGTCCTCTACGCGGTGGCCGACCTCGTCGTCGACACCTTCGTCGAGGTCGTGGCCGCCGTGCAGGACGACGTCGACGAGCTCGAGGCGTCGGTCTTCAGCCCGGAGCGCACCGACGACATCGGCCGGCTCTACCAGCTCAAGCGCGAGCTGATGTCCCTGCGGCGGGCGGTGGCGCCCCTGGAGGTGCCCCTGCAGAAGCTGGCCGAGCGCCAGGTCGACGTCGTCCCGGGCGCGATGCGCTCCTACTTCCGCGACGTGCAGGACCACGCCATCCGGGTGCGCGACCAGCTCGGCGGGCTCGACGAGCTGCTGTCGTCGATCCTGCAGGCGTCGCTCGCCCGCACGACGATGGCCGACAACGAGGACATGCGGAAGATCTCGGCGTGGGCCGGGATCATCGCGGTGCCCACCGCGATCGCCGGGATCTACGGGATGAACTTCGAGTTCATGCCCGAGCTCGAGTGGCGCTACGGCTATCCGATGGTGCTGCTGGTCATCGTCACCGCCTGCGTCCTGCTCTACCGCGGCTTCAAGCGCAACGGCTGGCTGTAG
- the rsmI gene encoding 16S rRNA (cytidine(1402)-2'-O)-methyltransferase, with protein sequence MTGRLVLGGAPLGQPGDVGPRLRQAMASADVLAVEDTRRLHRLAADLEVTLTGRVVTFHESVERARLPGLMAALADGATVLLLTDAGMPSVSDPGYTLVRAAIDAGVDVTSVPGPSAVVTALALSGLPVDRFCFEGFLPRKGGERRSRLTALAGERRTMVFFESPHRLADALADAAAAFGPAREAAVCRELTKTHEEVRRGPLSELAEWAADGVRGEITLVVAGASPEPVELSAAELAVLVAGEEAAGATRKDAIRAVVTRTGLSRRTVYDAVVAAKG encoded by the coding sequence GTGACGGGACGGCTCGTGCTCGGTGGCGCACCCCTCGGCCAGCCCGGCGACGTCGGCCCGCGGCTGCGGCAGGCGATGGCCTCGGCCGACGTCCTCGCCGTCGAGGACACCCGCCGGCTGCACCGGCTGGCCGCCGACCTCGAGGTGACGCTGACCGGGCGGGTGGTCACCTTCCACGAGTCGGTCGAGCGCGCGCGGCTGCCCGGGCTCATGGCCGCCCTGGCCGACGGGGCGACCGTCCTGCTGCTCACCGACGCCGGCATGCCCTCGGTCTCCGACCCCGGCTACACGCTGGTGCGCGCGGCGATCGACGCCGGCGTCGACGTGACCTCGGTGCCCGGGCCGTCGGCGGTGGTCACCGCGCTCGCGCTCTCGGGGCTGCCGGTGGACCGGTTCTGCTTCGAGGGCTTCCTGCCGCGCAAGGGCGGTGAGCGGCGGTCCCGCCTGACCGCGCTGGCCGGCGAGCGCCGCACGATGGTCTTCTTCGAGTCCCCGCACCGGCTGGCCGACGCGCTCGCCGACGCCGCGGCCGCGTTCGGGCCGGCGCGGGAGGCCGCCGTGTGCCGGGAGCTGACGAAGACGCACGAGGAGGTCCGGCGCGGGCCGCTGTCGGAGCTCGCCGAGTGGGCCGCCGACGGGGTGCGCGGGGAGATCACCCTCGTCGTCGCGGGCGCCTCCCCGGAGCCGGTGGAGCTCTCGGCCGCCGAGCTGGCCGTGCTCGTGGCGGGGGAGGAGGCGGCGGGCGCCACGCGCAAGGACGCGATCCGCGCCGTCGTCACCCGCACCGGCCTGTCCCGCCGCACCGTCTACGACGCCGTCGTCGCCGCCAAGGGCTGA
- a CDS encoding dolichyl-phosphate-mannose--protein mannosyltransferase translates to MAVLAPERTDAEPPAEDLPARPPRRWPAPRPRVDRTPPLPADRLLSWVLAAVLGVAALVSRLVGITYPDTLLFDEAYYPPEAHDLLVWGHEYNRGYTFIVHPPLGKWLIAVGEHVFGYTSLGWRLPSAVAGAVAVVLLTRLARRLTGSTLLGLVAGLLLALDGFAFTVSRIGLLDVFLQVFVLGAVACLVVDRDRVRARVAGALPVPATGFRLGPRGWRIAAGFLFGCACSVKWSGVYFLAFCAVLSLFWDRAAWRAAGVPSPTATALRRGLPGATWALAAVPVLTYVASFAGWFLGETAQGRWWAQRNPDTAFPWIPDALRSWWHMHVEWWTFHNGLSTPHPWESGPWTWLVNGRPILLWNPQGLTDPAGDQVIRYILMVGTPTLWLAFAPALAWTLWRIVARRDPAAVLVAVTVTAGWGTWFLNGERTMFVFYTAPVLPFFVLAVTLVLQDVLGRPGAPAWRRTAGLAAVSGYVAVVAGTFAFFYPVLAGRPLSHAEWLLRMWFPSWF, encoded by the coding sequence ATGGCGGTCCTGGCTCCCGAGCGCACGGACGCCGAGCCGCCGGCCGAGGACCTCCCCGCCCGCCCGCCCCGCCGCTGGCCCGCGCCGCGGCCGCGGGTGGACCGCACTCCCCCGCTGCCCGCCGACCGGCTGCTGTCGTGGGTGCTCGCCGCGGTGCTCGGCGTCGCGGCGCTGGTCAGCCGCCTGGTCGGCATCACCTACCCCGACACGCTGCTGTTCGACGAGGCGTACTACCCGCCCGAGGCGCACGACCTGCTCGTCTGGGGCCACGAGTACAACCGCGGCTACACGTTCATCGTCCACCCGCCCCTGGGCAAGTGGCTGATCGCGGTGGGCGAGCACGTCTTCGGGTACACCAGCCTCGGCTGGCGCCTCCCCTCGGCGGTGGCCGGCGCGGTCGCCGTCGTCCTGCTCACGCGGCTGGCCCGGCGGCTGACCGGCTCGACGCTGCTCGGCCTGGTCGCCGGCCTGCTGCTGGCCCTCGACGGCTTCGCGTTCACCGTCTCCCGCATCGGCCTGCTCGACGTCTTCCTGCAGGTCTTCGTGCTCGGCGCGGTCGCCTGTCTCGTCGTCGACCGCGACCGCGTGCGGGCCCGGGTCGCCGGTGCGCTGCCGGTCCCCGCCACCGGGTTCCGCCTGGGCCCGCGGGGCTGGCGGATCGCGGCCGGGTTCCTCTTCGGCTGCGCCTGCTCGGTGAAGTGGAGCGGGGTCTACTTCCTGGCGTTCTGCGCCGTCCTGTCGCTGTTCTGGGACCGCGCGGCGTGGCGGGCGGCCGGCGTCCCGAGCCCGACGGCGACAGCGCTGCGCCGCGGGCTGCCCGGCGCCACGTGGGCGCTGGCCGCCGTCCCGGTCCTCACCTACGTCGCCAGCTTCGCCGGGTGGTTCCTCGGCGAGACGGCGCAGGGCCGCTGGTGGGCGCAGCGCAACCCCGACACCGCCTTCCCGTGGATCCCCGACGCGCTGCGCTCGTGGTGGCACATGCACGTCGAGTGGTGGACCTTCCACAACGGCCTGTCGACGCCGCACCCGTGGGAGTCCGGCCCGTGGACCTGGCTGGTGAACGGCCGGCCGATCCTGCTGTGGAACCCGCAGGGCCTCACCGACCCCGCGGGCGACCAGGTCATCCGCTACATCCTCATGGTCGGGACGCCGACCCTCTGGCTGGCGTTCGCCCCGGCGCTGGCCTGGACGCTGTGGCGCATCGTCGCCCGCCGTGACCCCGCCGCCGTGCTGGTCGCCGTCACCGTGACCGCGGGCTGGGGCACCTGGTTCCTCAACGGCGAGCGCACGATGTTCGTCTTCTACACGGCCCCGGTGCTGCCGTTCTTCGTGCTCGCCGTGACGCTCGTCCTGCAGGACGTCCTCGGCCGCCCGGGCGCGCCCGCGTGGCGGCGGACCGCCGGGCTGGCCGCGGTCAGCGGCTACGTGGCGGTCGTCGCCGGCACCTTCGCCTTCTTCTACCCGGTGCTCGCCGGGCGCCCGCTCTCGCACGCCGAGTGGCTGCTGCGCATGTGGTTCCCGTCGTGGTTCTGA
- a CDS encoding polyphosphate kinase 2 family protein encodes MAGEQHRVASLCQAQPAELHLDGVWHPAAVLGWRHDGAGRCRVRVRVDVAGAPRVVWAPVELLRLPLPGVAPVHRSAAPVPRPRPGVDAGRWSPGRDAAPGRRPETWREDHPHDALLDPSEYELQALRLQVELLKLQRWAGATGQRVAVVLEGHEAAGTDGLVRVVAEHLDPRRTRVVAPGDASAPVRLSLAALPAAGELVLFDRSWYGRPAVETGTVGDLRAVAAAERLLVAGGLRLVKVWLSVTRGEQRTRLALRRDGYRLTAADLAVLDRWDAHTAAGETVLAATPTPPWTAVRANDEPRARLEAVRHVLSVLPYDGRRDDVVGTPDPLLVRPAPVAVPA; translated from the coding sequence ATGGCGGGGGAGCAGCACCGGGTCGCCTCCCTGTGCCAGGCGCAGCCCGCGGAGCTGCACCTCGACGGCGTCTGGCACCCGGCCGCGGTGCTCGGCTGGCGCCACGACGGCGCGGGCCGCTGCCGCGTGCGGGTCCGGGTCGACGTCGCCGGCGCGCCGCGCGTGGTGTGGGCGCCGGTGGAGCTGCTGCGGCTGCCCCTGCCCGGCGTCGCGCCGGTGCACCGCTCGGCCGCGCCCGTCCCGCGCCCGCGTCCCGGTGTGGACGCCGGCCGCTGGTCGCCCGGCCGGGACGCCGCGCCGGGACGGCGGCCGGAGACGTGGCGCGAGGACCACCCCCACGACGCGCTGCTGGACCCCTCGGAGTACGAGCTGCAGGCACTGCGGCTGCAGGTCGAGCTGCTGAAGCTGCAGCGCTGGGCCGGCGCGACCGGGCAGCGGGTGGCCGTCGTCCTCGAAGGACACGAGGCCGCGGGCACCGACGGGCTGGTCCGGGTGGTCGCCGAGCACCTGGACCCGCGCCGCACCCGGGTGGTGGCGCCAGGGGACGCGTCGGCGCCCGTACGGCTGTCCCTGGCCGCCCTGCCGGCCGCCGGGGAGCTCGTGCTGTTCGACCGGTCGTGGTACGGCCGGCCGGCGGTCGAGACCGGCACCGTGGGCGACCTGCGCGCGGTGGCCGCTGCCGAGCGGCTGCTCGTGGCCGGCGGACTGCGGCTGGTCAAGGTGTGGCTGTCCGTCACGCGCGGCGAGCAGCGCACCCGGCTGGCGCTGCGCCGCGACGGGTACCGGCTCACGGCCGCGGACCTCGCCGTCCTCGACCGCTGGGACGCGCACACGGCCGCCGGGGAGACGGTCCTCGCCGCGACGCCGACGCCCCCGTGGACCGCCGTCCGGGCCAACGACGAGCCGCGCGCCCGGCTCGAGGCGGTGCGCCACGTGCTGTCGGTGCTGCCCTACGACGGTCGCCGCGACGACGTCGTGGGGACCCCGGACCCGCTGCTCGTGCGGCCCGCGCCCGTCGCCGTCCCCGCCTGA
- a CDS encoding GNAT family N-acetyltransferase, translating to MELAPLRRGDAAEWSRLRLANESWLRPWEPSAGVAWSVRHTPAAYRLMRRSVARRARAGTSMPFAVRVEGRLAGQVTVDNIVRGALRSGSLGYWVDRSVAGRGMASLAVALVCDHAFGPGGLHRLQADIRPENGPSQRLVERLGFSREGLLRRYLDIDGDWRDHLSYALLAEDSPRGVVAVWASRAPRS from the coding sequence GTGGAGCTCGCCCCGCTGCGGCGTGGCGACGCCGCCGAGTGGAGCCGGCTGCGGCTGGCCAACGAGTCCTGGCTGCGGCCGTGGGAGCCCTCGGCCGGGGTGGCCTGGTCGGTCCGGCACACGCCGGCGGCCTACCGCCTCATGCGCCGCTCGGTCGCCCGCCGGGCCCGGGCCGGGACGTCGATGCCCTTCGCCGTCCGCGTCGAGGGCCGGCTGGCCGGGCAGGTGACGGTGGACAACATCGTCCGCGGCGCCCTGCGGTCGGGGTCGCTGGGCTACTGGGTCGACCGGTCGGTGGCCGGGCGGGGGATGGCGTCGCTGGCGGTGGCGCTGGTGTGCGACCACGCCTTCGGCCCCGGTGGTCTGCACCGGCTGCAGGCCGACATCCGCCCGGAGAACGGGCCCAGCCAGCGCCTCGTCGAGCGGCTCGGGTTCTCCCGCGAGGGGCTGTTGCGCCGCTACCTCGACATCGACGGCGACTGGCGCGACCACCTGTCCTACGCGCTGCTGGCCGAGGACTCCCCGCGGGGCGTGGTCGCCGTCTGGGCCTCCCGCGCACCCCGCTCCTAG
- the glp gene encoding gephyrin-like molybdotransferase Glp has protein sequence MSENGTHGGRDTTALDLRSGATLDPATSPRLPVHATAAIDRGAALPPPPAPEPETPVLRTVETHLDEILAAVPQPEPIELAVLDAQGLLCAEEVVSARALPAFDQAALDGYAARAEDVAAATPDAPVELAVVGETVAGAAGPTALAPGLAQKVSAGAMLPAGADVVVPAVWTDRGVVRVQVHGGPDAGGYVRRAGDDVSPGTVAVRLGTPIGPAQISLLAAVGRDRVHVRPRPRVAVLSAGAELVDITAQPTPGQVVDVNTYALAAAARDAGAAAYRWGILPTERRRLTEVLESQLLRSDLVLIAGTFATEGDLVQEVLAELGPMRFRQVTMHPGPVQGFGRLGRDEVPVICVPGEPVAALVSFEVFVRPAIRSMLGKRQLFRRTVQAISAERLVSPLGYRQYLHGQVMRHPDGGYVVEPLGDGDEAMLARMARANCLIVVDEDVTEVAEGGLVTVMPLLLGG, from the coding sequence ATGAGCGAGAACGGCACGCACGGCGGGCGGGACACCACCGCGCTGGACCTCCGCAGCGGGGCCACCCTGGACCCCGCGACGTCCCCCCGGCTGCCGGTGCACGCCACCGCCGCCATCGACCGCGGCGCGGCCCTCCCGCCGCCGCCGGCCCCGGAGCCCGAGACGCCGGTGCTGCGCACGGTCGAGACGCACCTCGACGAGATCCTCGCGGCGGTGCCGCAGCCGGAGCCCATCGAGCTCGCCGTCCTCGACGCCCAGGGCCTGCTGTGCGCCGAGGAGGTGGTCAGCGCCCGCGCGCTGCCGGCCTTCGACCAGGCCGCGCTGGACGGCTACGCGGCCCGGGCCGAGGACGTCGCCGCGGCCACGCCGGACGCGCCGGTGGAGCTCGCCGTCGTGGGGGAGACCGTCGCCGGGGCGGCCGGGCCGACCGCGCTGGCGCCCGGTCTCGCCCAGAAGGTGAGCGCGGGGGCGATGCTGCCGGCCGGCGCCGACGTCGTCGTCCCGGCCGTGTGGACCGACCGCGGCGTGGTCCGGGTGCAGGTCCACGGCGGGCCGGACGCCGGCGGCTACGTGCGCCGGGCCGGCGACGACGTCTCGCCCGGCACCGTCGCGGTCCGCCTGGGCACCCCCATCGGGCCGGCGCAGATCAGCCTGCTGGCCGCCGTCGGACGTGACCGCGTGCACGTCCGGCCCCGGCCGCGGGTCGCCGTGCTCTCCGCCGGCGCCGAGCTGGTCGACATCACCGCGCAGCCCACGCCCGGCCAGGTGGTCGACGTCAACACCTACGCACTGGCCGCCGCTGCCCGCGACGCCGGGGCGGCCGCCTACCGGTGGGGGATCCTGCCCACCGAGCGCCGCCGGCTGACCGAGGTGCTGGAGAGCCAGCTGCTGCGCAGCGACCTGGTGCTCATCGCCGGCACGTTCGCCACCGAGGGCGACCTGGTCCAGGAGGTGCTCGCCGAGCTCGGGCCGATGCGCTTCCGTCAGGTGACGATGCACCCCGGACCGGTCCAGGGCTTCGGCCGGCTGGGCCGGGACGAGGTCCCGGTCATCTGCGTGCCCGGGGAGCCGGTGGCCGCGCTGGTGTCCTTCGAGGTCTTCGTGCGCCCGGCGATCCGCTCGATGCTGGGCAAGCGCCAGCTGTTCCGCCGCACCGTGCAGGCGATCAGCGCCGAGCGGCTGGTCTCGCCGCTGGGCTACCGGCAGTACCTGCACGGCCAGGTCATGCGGCACCCCGACGGCGGCTACGTCGTCGAGCCGCTCGGCGACGGCGACGAGGCGATGCTGGCGCGCATGGCGCGGGCCAACTGCCTCATCGTCGTCGACGAGGACGTCACGGAGGTCGCCGAGGGCGGGCTCGTGACGGTCATGCCCCTGCTGCTGGGCGGCTGA
- the galU gene encoding UTP--glucose-1-phosphate uridylyltransferase GalU produces MSTPTPRAARKAVIPVAGMGTRFLPATKAVPKELLPVVDRPALQYIVEEAARAGLAEVLMVTGRNKAAIEDFFDRTPELETALEKKGDAGRLAAVQESTDVAQVHFVRQGEARGLGHAVLQAAAFVGDEPFAVLLGDDLIDARDHLLEQMLAVQAEHGGSVIALLDVGRENIDKYGAVAIREDTQQGVVTVTGLVEKPPVDEAPSSLAIIGRYVLAPEVFAVLRETAPGRGGEIQLTDALATLVERGHPLHGVVFDGRRYDTGDKLDYLKAVIRLASEREDLGPALRSWLTEFVADLPAEGASRA; encoded by the coding sequence ATGTCGACCCCGACGCCGCGTGCGGCGCGCAAGGCCGTCATCCCCGTCGCGGGGATGGGGACACGGTTCCTCCCCGCCACCAAGGCGGTGCCCAAGGAGCTGCTGCCGGTCGTGGACCGCCCGGCGCTGCAGTACATCGTCGAGGAGGCCGCCCGCGCCGGCCTCGCCGAGGTGCTCATGGTCACCGGCCGCAACAAGGCCGCGATCGAGGACTTCTTCGACCGCACCCCCGAGCTCGAGACGGCGCTGGAGAAGAAGGGCGACGCCGGACGGCTGGCCGCCGTCCAGGAGTCCACCGACGTCGCCCAGGTGCACTTCGTGCGGCAGGGCGAGGCCCGGGGCCTGGGCCACGCGGTGCTGCAGGCGGCCGCCTTCGTCGGCGACGAGCCCTTCGCCGTCCTGCTCGGCGACGACCTCATCGACGCCCGCGACCACCTGCTCGAGCAGATGCTCGCCGTCCAGGCCGAGCACGGCGGGTCGGTGATCGCGCTGCTCGACGTGGGCCGGGAGAACATCGACAAGTACGGCGCGGTCGCGATCCGGGAGGACACGCAGCAGGGCGTCGTGACGGTCACCGGCCTGGTCGAGAAGCCGCCGGTCGACGAGGCGCCGAGCAGCCTGGCGATCATCGGCCGCTACGTCCTCGCGCCCGAGGTCTTCGCCGTGCTGCGCGAGACCGCGCCCGGCCGCGGCGGGGAGATCCAGCTGACCGACGCGCTGGCCACGCTGGTCGAGCGCGGGCACCCGCTGCACGGCGTGGTCTTCGACGGCCGCCGCTACGACACCGGCGACAAGCTCGACTACCTCAAGGCGGTCATCCGGCTGGCCTCCGAGCGCGAGGACCTCGGCCCCGCGCTGCGCTCGTGGCTGACCGAGTTCGTGGCCGACCTGCCCGCCGAGGGCGCGTCGCGGGCCTGA
- a CDS encoding 5-formyltetrahydrofolate cyclo-ligase, with amino-acid sequence MTSAQGAEPAKAALREALTARRGARSPAERAAAAAAVAVALLQRLARIRVLAAFAPDETEPGHGRLPAAFTQLGARVLLPVVPDAGAELRWAVDTGRLAPGRFGLLEPVGPRLGPTALGTADVVVVPALAVDRQGIRLGRGGGYYDRALVHARPGAVVVALVFDDEFVDRLPALEHDRPVTAVVTPSGGWQELPAGR; translated from the coding sequence GTGACCTCCGCGCAGGGCGCCGAGCCGGCCAAGGCCGCGCTGCGCGAGGCGCTCACCGCCCGCCGCGGGGCGCGGTCCCCCGCCGAGCGGGCCGCCGCGGCCGCCGCGGTCGCGGTCGCGCTGCTGCAGCGCCTGGCCCGGATCCGGGTGCTGGCCGCCTTCGCCCCCGACGAGACCGAGCCCGGGCACGGCCGACTGCCCGCCGCCTTCACCCAGCTCGGCGCGCGGGTGCTGCTGCCGGTGGTGCCCGACGCCGGCGCGGAGCTGCGCTGGGCGGTCGACACCGGCCGGCTGGCGCCGGGCCGCTTCGGGCTGCTGGAGCCGGTCGGCCCGCGGCTGGGCCCGACGGCGCTCGGGACGGCCGACGTCGTCGTCGTGCCGGCGCTGGCCGTCGACCGCCAGGGCATCCGGCTGGGCCGCGGCGGCGGCTACTACGACCGCGCGCTGGTGCACGCCCGCCCCGGCGCCGTCGTCGTGGCGCTGGTCTTCGACGACGAGTTCGTCGACCGGCTGCCGGCCCTCGAGCACGACCGCCCGGTGACCGCGGTCGTCACCCCGTCCGGCGGCTGGCAGGAACTACCCGCCGGTAGGTGA
- a CDS encoding SLC13 family permease codes for MSPEIVTILALVAIFAIATFLPINMGALAFVAAFLVGTLSVGLSTDDILTGFPAELVVTLIGVTYLFAIAQNNGTVDLLVRGAVRLVGGYVAAIPWVMFAVTALLTAIGALSPAAVAIVAPIALGFAARYDINPLLMGMMVVHGAQGGGFSPISVYGLTVNEIVEQEGLPSSPVTVFFGSLLFNMAIGVVLFLVLGGRKLIGRRVSATVPAHVEHAEEPVVSGHGAPPGPAVGPDHLRDDGADGTADGAPPRVTLDQVLTLVGLVTVAVLALVFDLDIGFVSITVATVLALFAAARHKGAVSQISWSTVLLIAGVLTFVFVLQEAGTIDYVGEAVIGLGIPLLIALLLCYIGGVVSAFASSTAIIGVAIALAVPFLLSGDVGAVGVVVALSVASTIVDVSPFSTNGALVLANAQGVDRDRFYKQMLAYAGIVVAVGPLLAWLVFVVPGWL; via the coding sequence GTGTCCCCGGAGATCGTCACGATCCTGGCGCTGGTCGCCATCTTCGCCATCGCCACGTTCCTGCCGATCAACATGGGCGCGCTGGCCTTCGTGGCCGCCTTCCTGGTCGGCACGCTGTCGGTCGGGCTGAGCACCGACGACATCCTCACCGGCTTCCCCGCCGAGCTGGTCGTGACGCTGATCGGCGTCACCTACCTGTTCGCGATCGCACAGAACAACGGCACCGTCGACCTGCTGGTGCGCGGCGCGGTCCGGCTGGTCGGCGGCTACGTCGCGGCGATCCCGTGGGTGATGTTCGCCGTCACGGCGCTGCTCACCGCCATCGGGGCCCTGTCCCCCGCGGCCGTGGCGATCGTCGCGCCCATCGCGCTGGGCTTCGCCGCGCGCTACGACATCAACCCGCTGCTCATGGGGATGATGGTCGTCCACGGCGCGCAGGGCGGCGGCTTCTCGCCGATCAGCGTCTACGGCCTCACCGTCAACGAGATCGTCGAGCAGGAGGGCCTCCCCTCCAGCCCGGTCACGGTGTTCTTCGGCAGCCTGCTGTTCAACATGGCCATCGGGGTCGTGCTGTTCCTCGTGCTCGGCGGCCGGAAGCTGATCGGCCGGCGGGTGTCGGCCACGGTCCCCGCGCACGTCGAGCACGCCGAGGAGCCCGTGGTGAGCGGCCACGGCGCTCCCCCGGGGCCGGCCGTCGGCCCCGACCACCTCCGGGACGACGGTGCCGACGGCACGGCGGACGGGGCGCCGCCGCGGGTCACGCTGGACCAGGTGCTCACGCTCGTCGGGCTGGTGACCGTCGCGGTGCTGGCGCTGGTCTTCGACCTCGACATCGGCTTCGTGTCGATCACCGTGGCCACCGTCCTGGCGCTGTTCGCCGCGGCCCGCCACAAGGGCGCGGTCAGCCAGATCAGCTGGTCGACCGTGCTGCTGATCGCCGGCGTGCTCACCTTCGTGTTCGTGCTGCAGGAGGCCGGCACGATCGACTACGTCGGCGAGGCCGTCATCGGCCTGGGCATCCCGCTGCTCATCGCGCTGCTGCTCTGCTACATCGGCGGGGTGGTGTCGGCCTTCGCGTCGTCGACCGCGATCATCGGCGTCGCCATCGCGCTGGCGGTGCCGTTCCTGCTCAGCGGGGACGTCGGCGCCGTCGGGGTGGTGGTGGCCCTGTCCGTGGCGTCGACGATCGTCGACGTCAGCCCGTTCTCCACCAACGGCGCGCTGGTGCTGGCCAACGCGCAGGGCGTGGACAGGGACCGCTTCTACAAGCAGATGCTCGCCTACGCGGGGATCGTCGTGGCCGTCGGACCGCTCCTGGCCTGGCTGGTCTTCGTCGTCCCGGGCTGGCTCTAG
- a CDS encoding CaiB/BaiF CoA transferase family protein: MTGPLDGILVVDLTRALAGPHAAMMLGDLGARVIKVENPGGGDDTRGWGPPFVQPESGDRESTYFLSANRNKESVTLDLKDDADKELLRELVRRADVLLENFRPGTLERLGFGTAVLAGLNPRLVTLSISGFGHDGPEGGRAGYDQIAQGEAGLMSLTGPGPDDPQRVGVPIGDLLAGMYGAYGVLAALHERERTGRGQVVRTSLLAAVVGVHAFQGTAWTVGGQVGRAQGNHHPSIAPYGLFHCKGGSVQLSCGSEGLWRRLCAEFGLDPEAPGLATNGERVGNRQQVIELLERTFADVDAETLLARLAAAGVPAGKVRTIDEVYGWDQTQSQGLLVDVEHATLGRLQLPGPPLRFFAAGPDGETETTRREHAAPPVLGGSDAEIRAWLEK; encoded by the coding sequence ATGACCGGACCGCTCGACGGGATCCTCGTCGTCGACCTGACCCGCGCCCTCGCCGGGCCGCACGCCGCGATGATGCTCGGCGACCTCGGCGCCCGGGTGATCAAGGTGGAGAACCCCGGCGGCGGGGACGACACCCGCGGCTGGGGACCGCCGTTCGTGCAGCCCGAGTCGGGGGACCGGGAGTCGACCTACTTCCTGTCGGCCAACCGCAACAAGGAGTCGGTCACCCTCGACCTGAAGGACGACGCCGACAAGGAGCTCCTCCGCGAGCTGGTCCGGCGCGCCGACGTGCTCCTGGAGAACTTCCGCCCCGGGACGCTCGAGCGCCTCGGCTTCGGCACCGCCGTGCTCGCGGGGCTCAACCCCCGGCTGGTGACGCTGTCGATCAGCGGCTTCGGCCACGACGGGCCCGAGGGCGGGCGGGCCGGCTACGACCAGATCGCGCAGGGCGAGGCCGGGCTGATGTCGCTCACCGGTCCGGGCCCGGACGACCCGCAGCGGGTCGGCGTCCCGATCGGCGACCTGCTCGCCGGCATGTACGGCGCCTACGGCGTGCTCGCCGCGCTGCACGAGCGCGAGCGGACGGGCCGCGGCCAGGTGGTGCGCACGTCGCTGCTGGCCGCCGTCGTGGGCGTGCACGCCTTCCAGGGGACGGCGTGGACGGTCGGCGGGCAGGTCGGCCGCGCGCAGGGCAACCACCACCCCTCGATCGCGCCGTACGGCCTGTTCCACTGCAAGGGCGGCAGCGTGCAGCTGTCCTGCGGGTCGGAGGGGCTGTGGCGGCGGCTGTGCGCCGAGTTCGGCCTGGACCCCGAGGCCCCGGGCCTGGCCACCAACGGCGAGCGCGTGGGCAACCGGCAGCAGGTGATCGAGCTGCTCGAGCGCACGTTCGCCGACGTGGACGCGGAGACGCTGCTGGCCCGGCTGGCCGCCGCCGGGGTGCCGGCGGGCAAGGTGCGCACGATCGACGAGGTCTACGGCTGGGACCAGACGCAGTCGCAGGGGCTGCTGGTCGACGTCGAGCACGCCACCCTCGGCCGGCTGCAGCTGCCCGGCCCGCCGCTGCGCTTCTTCGCCGCCGGTCCCGACGGCGAGACGGAGACGACGCGCCGCGAGCACGCCGCTCCCCCGGTGCTGGGCGGCTCGGACGCCGAGATCCGCGCCTGGCTCGAGAAGTGA